In a genomic window of Amblyomma americanum isolate KBUSLIRL-KWMA chromosome 4, ASM5285725v1, whole genome shotgun sequence:
- the LOC144128953 gene encoding uncharacterized protein LOC144128953, with protein sequence MSEAAGDLPEPWLPPPTNGEPLRLPPVSTLMQAKEAAAVVAGWAPPPHDLLLLSSEESSSAAPSPAAPPAAVPSPAAAASTTSRGPFQCSVCGKQLASRNVHQLHMRSHSGEKPFGCALCGHRFSQKTSLTRHMRSHTGERPFPCEVCGKRFADKERIKIHMRTHTGEKPFGCHVCGKAFSQKSTVKRHMSVHTGEKPFGCPVCGKGFANRGNLNAHAKTHHQS encoded by the coding sequence ATGAGCGAGGCGGCCGGGGACCTGCCAGAGCCCTGGCTGCCGCCGCCCACCAACGGCGAGCCGCTGCGGCTGCCGCCCGTCTCGACGCTCATGCAGGCCAAGGAGGCGGCAGCCGTCGTCGCCGGCTGGGCACCGCCGCCGCACGACCTGCTGCTTCTCTCGTCCGAGGAGTCGTCGAGCGCCGCGCCGAGCCCCGCGGCGCCGCCCGCCGCCGTCCCGAGCCCCGCCGCGGCGGCGTCGACGACCAGCCGGGGTCCCTTCCAGTGCAGCGTGTGCGGCAAGCAGCTGGCGTCTCGCAACGTGCACCAGCTGCACATGCGCTCCCACTCGGGCGAGAAGCCGTTCGGCTGCGCGCTGTGCGGCCACCGGTTCTCGCAGAAGACGTCCCTGACGCGCCACATGCGCTCGCACACGGGCGAGCGCCCCTTCCCGTGCGAGGTGTGCGGCAAGCGGTTCGCCGACAAGGAGCGCATCAAGATCCACATGCGCACGCACACGGGCGAGAAGCCGTTCGGCTGCCACGTGTGCGGCAAGGCCTTCTCGCAGAAGTCCACCGTCAAGCGGCACATGAGCGTGCACACGGGCGAGAAGCCGTTCGGCTGCCCCGTGTGCGGCAAGGGCTTCGCCAACCGCGGCAACCTCAACGCCCACGCCAAGACACACCACCAGAGCTGA